A portion of the Coleofasciculus sp. FACHB-T130 genome contains these proteins:
- a CDS encoding Gldg family protein, which produces MKTINWKYLKYLFLLGPVLTITGLVAGLVSSSWGSVPVGLIVAGIVIIGLWLLSLGGSPNGFWGRRSTQAGTNALAATLAVLVILGLINFLGVRRVVRVDLTENQLFTLAPQSQQLVQNLSQPVKLWVFEENPNPQDQQLLENYRRYGSQFSFEFVDPQLRPGLAQRFNLQSLGEVYLESEGRRKLIQTVNPQRGESLSETVVTNAIAQITSDRVGKVYFLQGHGERPLQAAQGSISQAVTSLGEKSYTTQPLDLAKSPGIPQDADLIVIAGPKRALFAAEVTALSDYLKRGGRLLVMVDRNTNPGLDNLLKDWGVRLDNRLAIDLSGGQAGLSPAVIMVTRYGQHPITKDFQDGRSFYPFARPIEVTPIAGIQATPLLVTNDQSWAESNPESDRLQFDPESDRQGPLILGVALSRVYPPQSASAPSPTPTPTPTATPGATASPSASPTPTATTSASPSPSATASPSASPTPTATTSASPSPSATASPSASPTPTATTSASPSPSATASSSASPSPTNSPAKTANADQKPAESRLVVLGNSDFASDGLFEQQLNGDVFLNSVSWLSKQDEQLLSIRPKEVKDRRINLSQDQANVLGWIAVLIMPLIGFITAGLVWWFRR; this is translated from the coding sequence ATGAAAACCATTAATTGGAAGTATTTAAAATATCTCTTTTTGCTTGGCCCAGTTCTAACAATTACGGGTCTAGTTGCTGGATTGGTATCCAGTAGCTGGGGTTCTGTGCCCGTAGGTTTAATCGTTGCTGGAATTGTAATTATTGGGTTATGGCTGCTATCCTTGGGCGGTTCGCCAAATGGCTTTTGGGGACGCCGGTCAACTCAGGCGGGAACCAATGCTCTAGCAGCAACGCTGGCGGTTTTGGTGATTTTGGGGCTAATTAATTTTCTGGGTGTTCGCCGTGTTGTGCGAGTGGATTTAACGGAAAATCAGCTATTTACCCTCGCCCCCCAGTCGCAGCAATTAGTGCAAAATTTATCGCAGCCAGTCAAGTTGTGGGTATTTGAAGAAAATCCGAATCCTCAAGACCAACAATTGCTGGAAAATTACCGACGATATGGCTCTCAATTTAGTTTTGAATTTGTCGATCCGCAACTGCGACCCGGACTGGCTCAAAGGTTTAACCTTCAATCTCTAGGGGAAGTTTATCTGGAATCGGAGGGACGACGAAAGCTCATCCAGACAGTGAATCCGCAGCGCGGGGAGAGCCTTTCAGAAACAGTGGTGACGAATGCGATCGCCCAAATTACGAGCGATCGCGTTGGCAAGGTTTACTTCCTCCAAGGTCACGGCGAACGTCCCTTACAAGCGGCGCAAGGAAGCATCTCTCAGGCGGTGACTAGCCTGGGAGAGAAAAGCTACACCACTCAACCCCTAGATTTGGCGAAAAGTCCAGGAATCCCCCAAGATGCTGACCTCATCGTCATTGCTGGCCCCAAACGGGCGCTGTTTGCAGCTGAAGTCACCGCTTTGAGCGATTACCTGAAGCGCGGCGGTAGGCTACTGGTGATGGTAGACCGGAATACCAATCCCGGTCTGGATAACTTGCTTAAAGATTGGGGCGTGAGGCTGGATAATCGTCTTGCCATTGACTTGTCCGGCGGTCAGGCGGGACTGAGTCCGGCGGTGATTATGGTTACGCGCTACGGTCAACATCCGATTACTAAAGATTTTCAGGATGGTCGTTCTTTCTACCCGTTTGCACGACCGATTGAAGTGACTCCCATCGCCGGTATCCAGGCGACGCCTTTGCTGGTGACAAATGACCAGAGTTGGGCTGAGAGCAATCCCGAAAGCGATCGCTTGCAGTTTGATCCCGAAAGCGATCGCCAAGGGCCTTTAATTCTCGGCGTCGCCTTAAGCCGCGTCTATCCTCCCCAAAGCGCGTCTGCACCATCCCCAACTCCCACCCCGACTCCCACGGCGACTCCTGGGGCAACCGCTAGCCCCAGCGCGTCCCCAACCCCGACAGCGACCACATCAGCTTCTCCCTCCCCATCCGCAACTGCTAGCCCCAGCGCGTCCCCAACCCCGACAGCGACCACATCAGCTTCTCCCTCCCCATCCGCAACTGCTAGCCCCAGCGCGTCCCCAACCCCGACGGCGACTACATCAGCTTCTCCCTCCCCATCCGCAACTGCTAGCTCCAGCGCGTCCCCAAGCCCAACCAATTCACCGGCAAAGACGGCAAATGCTGACCAAAAGCCAGCAGAATCCCGTCTAGTTGTCCTCGGTAATTCTGATTTTGCTAGCGATGGTTTGTTCGAGCAGCAACTAAATGGCGATGTATTCCTGAACTCCGTTAGCTGGTTAAGCAAACAGGATGAGCAACTTTTATCGATCCGTCCCAAAGAAGTAAAAGACCGTCGCATCAACTTGTCCCAAGACCAAGCCAATGTATTGGGTTGGATAGCTGTGTTGATTATGCCCTTAATTGGGTTCATTACAGCTGGACTGGTTTGGTGGTTCAGACGTTAG
- a CDS encoding DUF4340 domain-containing protein, whose protein sequence is MKLKRTTWILILLALSLGGFVYFYEIKGAPQREAAQAKQKEIFSFEKDQIQALTVKSQEQTLKFERVTQEAVDKTSISQWQMKSPSDVPASDPSISYLLNLLVDGKSDRTLSIFPNQLQEYGLDKPQATVEVRLNNQQTHQIILGKPNFNSSFLYAQVDPPGQTPQQLEVLLVPIDFEYGVKRPLSEWKAKEAVQKNSPDKTSDKATPSQSPQPSPSSSPASKKDTSGKNSDKATPSQSPQPSPSPSPEIKKDTSGKNSDKATPSQSNKPSPSPSPKTTKNQPAEKATPSKSDKPSPSPSPASQKDTLDKKPDKAIPAKSPQPSPSPSPKNSKTETSKTEKSPQPSPSLSP, encoded by the coding sequence ATGAAGCTAAAACGAACAACTTGGATTCTGATACTATTGGCGCTGAGTTTGGGGGGATTCGTTTATTTTTATGAAATTAAAGGTGCCCCCCAGCGAGAAGCAGCACAGGCAAAACAAAAGGAAATCTTTTCTTTTGAAAAAGACCAGATACAGGCTTTGACAGTTAAAAGTCAGGAACAAACCTTGAAGTTTGAGCGAGTCACGCAGGAAGCTGTGGACAAGACGAGTATTTCTCAATGGCAGATGAAATCGCCCAGCGACGTCCCAGCCAGCGATCCATCTATTTCATACTTGCTAAATTTACTGGTAGATGGCAAGAGCGATCGCACCCTCTCCATCTTCCCTAACCAGCTACAAGAATATGGACTCGACAAACCCCAAGCTACGGTAGAAGTAAGGCTAAATAATCAGCAAACTCATCAGATAATTTTGGGTAAGCCTAACTTCAATAGTAGTTTCTTGTATGCTCAAGTTGACCCCCCTGGACAGACCCCTCAGCAGCTAGAGGTGCTTTTAGTCCCGATAGACTTCGAGTATGGTGTAAAACGTCCTCTGTCAGAATGGAAAGCCAAGGAAGCGGTTCAAAAAAATAGTCCGGATAAAACCTCTGACAAAGCAACACCCTCTCAATCACCTCAGCCGAGTCCTTCTTCTTCTCCAGCAAGTAAAAAAGATACTTCCGGCAAAAATTCAGACAAAGCAACACCCTCTCAGTCACCTCAGCCGAGTCCTTCTCCTTCCCCGGAAATTAAGAAAGATACTTCCGGCAAAAATTCAGACAAAGCAACACCCTCTCAGTCAAATAAACCTAGTCCCTCCCCCTCTCCAAAAACTACTAAAAACCAGCCTGCTGAAAAAGCAACACCGTCTAAGTCAGATAAGCCGAGTCCTTCTCCTTCCCCAGCAAGTCAGAAAGATACTTTAGACAAAAAACCAGACAAAGCAATACCCGCTAAGTCACCTCAGCCCAGCCCCTCTCCTTCACCAAAAAATAGTAAAACTGAGACTTCAAAAACCGAAAAGTCACCTCAGCCTAGCCCCTCTCTCTCACCATGA
- a CDS encoding trypsin-like serine protease: MRKFSVFTLVFAFILTFLFSTQAVVQNSRLWGGNQVGIAGAVDTALRSTVAVYSGNKYQCSGALVGTNSVLVPLSCVDKFRQSDLTVAFGRFLSNSTKVSVTQKIYQSGSSARVAILKVGRTPSGFSPTPVHRENRTIHCAHLVQFAGYGETANGAKNSARELRIREVYYYDPTPNDSDEGLMLKKPSGTVPCLGDTGAPAYDRSLKQWHVSLMMDTVNGCVKPLYQAIDLRFHQKWVNAAIASSKQETQFSIPYQKPSSKRTTIKEWWGTQLPGVPNEPGIPEVVPIIFEAPCRINAEAFR, translated from the coding sequence ATGCGTAAATTCTCTGTTTTCACTCTTGTGTTTGCCTTTATTCTCACCTTTTTGTTTTCTACCCAAGCTGTTGTCCAAAACTCTAGGCTTTGGGGTGGAAACCAAGTAGGAATTGCGGGAGCTGTTGATACAGCACTTCGGTCTACGGTAGCAGTTTATTCTGGGAATAAGTACCAATGCTCTGGAGCTTTAGTAGGAACAAATTCTGTTCTAGTTCCTTTGAGTTGTGTAGATAAGTTCCGTCAAAGTGATTTGACAGTTGCTTTCGGTAGATTCTTGAGCAATAGCACAAAAGTGTCTGTCACGCAGAAGATTTATCAATCTGGTTCGAGTGCGCGTGTTGCAATATTGAAAGTAGGAAGAACACCCTCTGGGTTTAGTCCAACTCCTGTACATCGGGAAAATAGAACAATTCACTGCGCCCATTTGGTTCAGTTTGCTGGGTATGGCGAGACAGCGAATGGTGCCAAAAACTCGGCAAGGGAACTGAGGATACGCGAGGTCTACTATTACGATCCAACTCCTAATGATTCGGATGAAGGTTTGATGCTCAAAAAACCTTCTGGAACTGTTCCCTGCTTGGGCGATACAGGCGCACCCGCCTATGACCGCTCACTGAAGCAATGGCACGTATCCTTGATGATGGATACTGTAAATGGTTGTGTTAAACCACTTTACCAAGCTATCGATCTGCGGTTTCATCAAAAGTGGGTGAATGCTGCCATAGCTTCTTCAAAACAGGAAACACAGTTCAGTATTCCGTATCAGAAACCGTCTTCTAAAAGGACTACGATTAAAGAGTGGTGGGGTACTCAACTTCCAGGGGTGCCAAATGAGCCTGGGATTCCAGAGGTAGTTCCTATTATTTTTGAGGCACCATGCCGTATTAATGCAGAGGCATTTCGTTAA
- the purU gene encoding formyltetrahydrofolate deformylase: MNSPTATLLVSCPDRRGLVAKIANFIYANGGNIIHADQHTDFAAGLFLTRIEWQLEDFNLPCELIGPAFNAIAQPLQANWQLHFSDTVPRIAIWVSKQDHCLFDLIWRHRAKEFSAEIPLIISNHPDLQDVAAQFGIDYHYIPITKETKPQQEAKQLELLRQYNIDLVVLAKYMQIVSPDFITQFPQIINIHHSFLPAFVGANPYHKAYERGVKIIGATAHYVTANLDAGPIIEQDVVRVSHRDEVDDLIRKGKDLERVVLARAVRSHLQNRVLVYGNRTVVFE, translated from the coding sequence ATGAACAGCCCCACCGCAACGCTGCTAGTTTCCTGCCCCGATCGACGAGGATTGGTGGCAAAAATTGCTAATTTTATCTACGCTAATGGCGGTAATATTATTCATGCCGATCAGCACACCGATTTTGCGGCTGGGTTATTTCTCACCCGAATTGAGTGGCAGTTAGAAGATTTTAATCTACCGTGTGAGTTGATTGGCCCAGCATTTAACGCGATCGCGCAACCTCTACAAGCCAACTGGCAGCTGCACTTTTCCGACACAGTACCCCGTATTGCCATCTGGGTAAGCAAACAAGATCATTGCCTCTTTGATCTAATTTGGCGTCACAGAGCAAAAGAATTCTCCGCCGAAATTCCGTTAATTATCAGTAACCATCCCGATTTACAAGATGTAGCCGCTCAATTTGGCATCGACTATCATTACATTCCGATTACTAAAGAAACCAAACCACAGCAGGAAGCCAAACAATTAGAACTACTGCGGCAGTACAACATTGATTTAGTTGTGCTGGCGAAATATATGCAAATTGTTAGCCCTGATTTTATTACTCAATTTCCGCAGATTATCAATATTCACCACTCATTTTTACCTGCCTTTGTAGGAGCTAATCCCTACCACAAAGCCTATGAACGTGGCGTCAAAATTATCGGTGCTACAGCACATTATGTCACCGCCAACTTGGATGCAGGCCCAATTATCGAGCAAGATGTTGTGCGAGTTAGTCACCGAGATGAGGTTGACGATTTAATTCGCAAAGGCAAAGATTTAGAGCGAGTGGTATTAGCAAGAGCAGTGCGATCGCACTTGCAAAATCGCGTGCTGGTATACGGGAATCGCACAGTAGTCTTTGAGTGA